The nucleotide sequence GAACTACACCGATTAGCACGAGAACTAAGGCGCCTTGCAAAGGACCAGATAAAAAGCCCACTGCCCGAGCATACGCCGAAACGCCGATAAGGATTAAGATTAAGCCGCCGATTAGCCAGCCAACAAAACTCCACTCGCCTTTCTCGTGCACCTCGCCTTTTTCATGCTCGTTTTTCTCCTGTTTCTCGGCTTTCTCTTGCTTCTCAGCCTTCTCATACTGCACGTGGCTATGAGGCGGCGTGGCTTGCGCTTTTAAAGGTGCACCGCAACGGGGACAAAACGCCATTTCTTCATCTACTTTGCTGCCGCATTTAGGACAATAAGACAAGTAAGTTTCACCTAACAACTTATGCAGACAATTAGTATTTAAAACATACACTGCAGCAGAGGACAAAAAAAGGTTATATGTTCAGTCCAGTGATTATGGTAGGTGTAGAGGAAAGTGAGTTTTTGGCGTGGCATGAAAGGCGTGAACAAAAGGGCTTTGCTGAGCGTGTGATTACTGCGGTAGCTGTTGGAGGCAGCCTCATAATACTGGGTATTGTTATTGCAGCAAACCCGGGTGTTTTTGGGAATTTGTGGGATTTCTTGGGGGACTTAGGTATTGTGCAGGTTTGGGGTTCGTGGCTGTATTTGCCTGCTCCTGAATCTCCGTGGATGCACACATCGCTTTACAGCGCAGTTTGGAGCCTCTCGCTGGGCGTTAGCATCTTGCAAGCGGTTTTACTCGTGGCGCGGGTAGCGTTCCATTCACGCACCTCAAAGATTTCTGAAACCGTGGGCAACCTTGTGTTTTGGGGTGGACAAACCTACTTGATTACCGTGTTTCTTAACTTGCAAACTACGCGGGCACTATGGTTTGAATTCTGGGCTGCCATGATAATAGTCATCGGAGTATCCTTCATAGCCCGCGGCTTAGTGTACTTAGCCAAACAAAAACTATAACCACCCTCGTCTCTTTTCTTGGGTTAGGGGTTTTTGAATTGCCACCAGAGGTTGAGGACTTGTTTGCCCATGTTGTAGCTGTCTTTGAAAAGGTTGACTTTAGTTTGGCGTCCGCTTCTCCATTGCACGGGGATTTCTTTGATTTTGTAGCCGTTGCGGGCTGCTCGGACAAGGATTTCGGTGTCCCAGAACCAGTGGTTTGCTTGCACTTCCTCGATTAGCGTGAGGGTGGGTTCTCGTTTGAAGGCTTTGAAGCCGCATTGGTGGTCTTTGAGTTTGGAGCCAAGCATGTTCCTAACAAGCCAGTTGTAAGTTTTGCTGCTTATGCCGCGTGAGAAGCTGCGTTCCACCTTGCTTTCAGGAAGCATACGCGACCCCGTCGCAAAATCGTACCCCTCTAACGTGACTGCTTCCACCAGAGGCTTTAGATACTGCATGTCAGTTGCTAAATCCAAATCCATGTAAACAAAAACTTCTCCGCTGCACTGTTTGAAGGCGTTGTTAAGGGCGGTTCCGCGTCCAAGGCGCTGTTCTCGGTGGACGTGTTTTATGTAGGGGTGTTTTTGGGCTAGGGTTTCGGAGAGTTCTGCTGTGCCGTCGCTGCTGCCGTCTTCGGCGATTACGATTTCGTAGGAGCTTGTGAAGGCGTTTAAGGCTTGGGTTGCTTGTTGTACGGCGGCGTCTATGAAGTCTACTTCGTTGTAGGCGGGAAAAACCACTGAAACTTGCAAAGGCTTGCTTGATTTGGGGGTTGTGGTCATGGTGCAAAGTACCAGCTGGGGAACCATTTTAGGTATTGGATGTAGGAAGAGTCGGTTGGGACGCCTGAAATTACAGGGTAAAACAGTATGAACATTGCCACTACGGCGGCAAAGAAGATAAGGGTAACGATTTTGCCTTTTCGGGTGCTCCAGTGGTTGTTGATGACGTACGCCGATGCTAAACACAGCAGGGGCACGCAAACAAAATAGTGATAGATGAAGGTCACTCGGGAGATTAGAACGTAGGGAATCCATGAGAAGAAGAAAACGGTTGCTATGAAAACTGCGGCAACGTTCCAGCGGCAACCAGCAGGGGCAGATTCTGGAATTTGCGAAGGCACCTTTGCATCCAAGGACGGCGGTTGCGTTTCACCAAGTTGCTCCGCAGATTCCTTGACTCGCTTATCCAAAACATGGCGAAGCCGCTTAAACAAAGCTTTTATGTCCACTGCTTCTATGGCAACAACAATCATGCTTGCAAAGCCAACCCACCACACCGCGGGGTTTCCAAACGCCGATATGGTGGAGACGACGTTGTTTGGCAGGTAGGTTATGTCAAGCCAGAGGGGAACGTATCCGCTGGTGCTTACCATGAAGGGCCAACTCCACCAGGGTGACCCGAAACTGTGTGAGGCTTCTAAGGTTGAATGGTAATTGTACATGGCAAACTGCAGGTCGACTACACCTCTGCCGCTGCCCTCGTAGAAGGGACGCCCCGTGAGCATGTCGGGTATGTAGATTAGGAAGTAGATGCCTACGGCTATGGCTGCAAAAGCGATTAGCAGCAGGAAGGGGTGGTCAAAGAAGCCGGCGAATTTGTAGCTTAGGCTTTTTTTAAGTTTGCGCAAATCGTTGATTCTCATCGCCGCCAAGAGAGCAAGCATGCCCAGTGTGCCGTACATGACGACCCATTTGGTGGAAAACGCCAACGCAAAGAACACTAACGCCAAGAACAAGGGCAAAACGGGGGTTTTCCAGCCGTTTTTGGCGACGTTTTTGAAGTAAGTGAAGAAGCTTAACTGCGAGAGCAACGCAAAAAACACAAGGTAAGTATCCACCGTGCCCATGCGTCCCATCGCGAAATGCATGAAATCAAACGTTAACAGGAAAGCTGAGGCAAAGCCGCCAATCCAAGTGCCAAACAGCTTCTTACCCAGCAAGTACATAACAGGAATCATTAGGGTGGCAAATAGTACGCCTGTGATGCGCCATCCAAAGGGGTTGTATCCAAAAGCTGCGATGCCCGCGGCTTGGATAAGTTTGCCCAAGGGCGGGTGAGTCCATTCGTAGGGGGATTGAAGGTTTAGGTATTGTTCGGCGGTTCGGGCGAAGTAGATTTCATCAAAATAGGTTTGTGACATGTAAGTTATGGGCAACTGGATTTTGTCTTGCTCATCGACAAGGTTTTGGACCTTAACGTTTTCCGAAGACAAGTTGACTATGGTGGTTATGGGGATTTGCTCGTTGTCAGAGGTGGAGGCGGTCATTTCGGAGATTACTGCGTTGGAGGATGCGCCGAACTCGACTTTGATGTACTGGGTGGTTTGGCTAAAGCCGATTTGGTCCCATTTGTAGTATTCGGATTTTTCCCAGTTGGAAGTGACTGCTTGCCAGTTTTCAGGTGACCCCTTGTAGAGCGAGAGGTTGTAAGAGTTGTCTTTGAGCAGGAAAAGAACCGAATCAACAGGGACTTCTTCGCCCAAATCAACATAGAAGCTGTCGTCTGAAGAAAACTGCGCCGTAGTTATGGGGGCTTGGTTTACACCCAGATTCCAAGTTGCAACGGACATGAAAACCGCTGAAAGCACCACAATCGTAAGCAGGTCACGTTTGTTTAACTTCGTCTTTTTCTCCTCCAGCAGGTTCTTTGGGTTCCTGTAGGCGGGTTTTGGTTGGGGTCAGCCAGTGTTTGCCCTTTAATTCGCTCCACATTAGTGCAAGGACGTATAGGAACGAAGCTGAATTAATCAAGCTTACGATTAACACCACAGGGTCACCTGCACCGATGAAGTCGTTGGTAACCAAAAACGACAACACATACGCTTGGTTCACGAAAACCGTTGCCGTCAAAGCAACATACAAGGGACGCGTCTTTTTGAGCAAAGGAAACATTAGAGCCAGAACTGCCAAGGCGGGGAAGAGGTAGCGTTCGTGAATGCGGGTGGGCAGCATGAAAAACGCGAAGAACAAGACAAACGCGGCAAACCAAACCGCCATCTCCCTACTCACGTGCAATCGTTTTTGCACAAAATACAAGCTAAACACGGCTACGGCGCCAAACATTGCCCAGCCCAGCAAAAAGGTTGCCTGCGTGTCGGGAACCCACATGCCCCCAAACCCCCACAAGTTGAAAGCGTTGATGGTTGTGTAGGCGTAGGTGCTGTAGGCTCCAAAGTAAATGTTGGTCAAAAACGTAACGGGGTTGCTCCATTCGAAAGGCAAAATCACGGCGAAAACCGTAACCACAGCCGCCAGCACCGTAGAAACGAACTGTTTAAGGTCAGCGTCACGCCACAGGACAAAAAAGAACAACGGCGCAAGGGCTATGCTTTGGGGCTTGGTTAAGACGCCTAGCATGAAAACGGCGATTGCCAGTTTGGGTTTGGATTCTAAGACCAGATAAAGCGAAAATATGAGAAAGAAGGTGTAGATGGCGTCGAATTGTCCCCACACGGCGGTGTTGAATATGACTGCGGGGTTGAACGCGTACAGGGCAGCGGCGAAAAATGCGGATTTGAAGTTTAAGCGTTTGCGGATAAACGCGAATATTACAAAAGCTGTTGCCAAATCAAAAAGGTTTGAGGGCAACTTCATAACGTACGTGAAGGCTTCCGTTCCAAAAACCCCCAGACCCTCGGCGAGGGAACCAAAAATCCAGAACAGGTAAATGTTAAGGGGGGGATAGTCGCACCAGGTTTGGCTGTAAAATATGCGTGGTCCATGTTCGGCGGCGGTTTGGAACCATACCATGAAGTCGTGGGTGTCGATTTGTGCGTAGCCTTGATGCCAAAAGAACAGGAAACGAACGATAAACGCTGCCAGCAGCAAAACGCCCAAGAAGGCAAATTCACGTTTCCCAAACGGCACTTTCAACGCAGCGTTCTCCTCAAGAAAACTACAATCACAGCACTACAGATAAAAGGTTTTATCCACAAACCCCAGCCAAAAAAGCCCACTAAAACGCCCACTGCCCAACTGCAAAAAGACCCGTAAAATAGCACAACCCCACCACGAAAACGCCCGCGATGACAGCAACGGTGATTTCGCGTTTGGCAACCAACCCCAGCAGCATGAACATGGGGAACAGTGCCATGATGTAGCGCGGAACACTTATCCACCAAGATGTGGAAACCGCAAGACCCCAAGACAAAAACATGTAAACCAAGTAAACAGGACGAAGCCGCCGCCAAACACCCAAACCCACCATCAACAACCCAAACACGCCAAACACAATCGGCGCGACGCCTATGGTTACGTTTGCAGGATAAGCCCCCGAAACTGCCCAGCTATACGCCTGCGTTAAACCTGTCAGGGGTGCAAAGACGTTATTCCAATGGTCGCGCTGGATTTCTAGGAACATGAAAGGGTTTGCGGTGGCTTGATAGTTTATGCCCAAATACATTAGAAAACCAGTTAATGGAAGTGCAGCCCACAAAGCTTTGCAGTCGAAGTTTTTGGGTTTCCAGCGTTTTTGGTGCAGGTACTCAACGAGCAGAGTTGGCAGCAGCAGTAGCCCTGCGATTCTTGTTAAAGCGGAAAGCAAGCCAAGCATACCTGCGAGTTGCCATTTGCCTAATCTTGCGTAGTAGATGCTGGCTATGGTTAGGGCAAAGAAGAGCCCTTCGGTGTAGGGGGCGGACAGGAAGTAGGCTGTAGGGAAGAGGCTAAGGAACAGGACAGCTTTTACGGCTACGCCTTCGCTGAATTCATGCACGGCAAGCTTGTAGAGGTAAACAAAAGCAACCAAGCTGCTTAGGTTCGCAACCAAAAGCGCAGACAAACTTGCGTAGGCAAAATCAAATGTGACCAAACGAACACACACGGGGTACAGCGGGAAAAACACTATGAAATTTGCGGCGTCCCCAGCATTGACGTACCAGTCCCGCGCGATATCCACGTAATGCGGCGCGTCCCAACGGTTAAACATCGACAGCAAAACCGCCAATGAACCGTCCCCGTTAGAAACTGACGCGGCGTATCCTACACAGAAAACCAGAGCCTTCGCGGCGAGAGCGATAACCAAAGCAGCCTTCAAGGAGTAGGGAACCTTGGACAGCAAAGCTAAAACGCCCATGAAAACTCACATGCCTAAACCTAACCAACATGCCATTTAAGACTGTTCAGTCGCGTCAAGACAAACCGCAAGGGTTTATGGCGTGAAATACGAGGACAAGACGGCTTCTTCACGTGGCGAGCAGGCAATTAAGGTGGAGTTTTGGGTTTGGTCCCAAGTGATGGAGATGTATCTGCCGTTGGTGTGCCAGTGGGTGCAGTTTTGTTTTTCTGCGCCTGTAGCGTTTAGCACGTTATTGAAAGCTATGTAAAATTCGCTTGCGTCACAGTTGGATTCCCACTGTATCTTCCACGTGAACAGGTAGTTGCTGTCTTGTTCGTAGTAGTTGAGTTTGTCGCCGTCCCAGCCTGCCGCGGCGTTTTTGGCTTCGGTTAAGGAGAGGTGGCGTTGCAGTAGCACTTGGATGAAGTATTCTCCGTAAGTGTCGGTTTTAAGTTGCTTCCAGCCATCCTCAGAAAGCGTTGGAGCCGTAACCTGCACGGCAGACTCGTTCTCAAAGTACTTGTCAACATGCAAAATCTGCTCCGTCGTATTAGGCGGATTACCATAAACCCTTGTTACAGTTTCCCAGCCGCCCAAATCATACAAAGCCCCCACGAAAGCTTTACCGTAGTCGTAGGGGAAATAGTTGAGCTTCCAAATAGTATCAGGAATATCCGCGTGCACTTCTTGCAGGGCAGGGTTAGTTAACAAGAACGCGGGCACATCAGCAATCATGGCTAGGTCGAAGGGGTTTGCCTGCGCGGTGCTTGAATTCATCAGGTAATCGCCCATCAAGCTGGCGTCGCCTTCAACAAGAGCGGTATGAGCCTTATCCATGTCAAAGCTGGTTGTGTAAGGAAGATTAGGCTGCCAAATATGCGTCAACTCATGCACAAACGTCGCCTCCGCATTAGGCAAATTCCACGGGTCAAAGTTCTCTTGTACTACATAGATTTTTCCAACCCAGGTAGCCGCCCCAAAGTTCCCTGCCCAGTCCACGTTAGCTTGGTACAAACTGGCGTCTTCAGCTATCAAGAACAGTCCTTTGTAGATTTTTTCTTGCCGTAGGATGTTGGTTAAGTCGGGGTCAGCGTAGCCTTTGCCCCAAGTATCTATAGCCCACTGTTTAGAAACAACCCGAAGCTCCACGTCGGGCAAAGAGGCGTTTCGGGCTTCCTCAAAAAAGACTCTGGCTTCTTGGAAGACTTTCTGGGCTTGCGCGTCATAATCAGAAGCGTTTATTTCGCTAATCAGTCTTCCCACGCCAAAAGCAGTTGCAAAAACAAGAGTACACAAAACAGCAGATAAGACAACTAAACGGGTTTTAGCGTTCATACCATGCACCAGTTCTTGGCTTGTAAGGTAAAGGAGATGTGAGGAAATAAGGTTTGCCACAAACGCTCCTTAAAGCCGCAAAAACAAGCAGAACGTGTTATGGTTTGTGTTTGCTGTTGGAGGTGGTTGTGGCGTTTTGTGGGGGTTCTATGTGGATGGTTAGGCTTGCGTTGGGCAGTTCCTGTTTGAGTTCGTCTTCTAGATGTTCGGTTAAGTCGTGGGCTTCGTTTACGCTCAAGGAACCATCAACCGAGAGATGCAACTCACAAAGCACACGGTTGCCGTGCCGCCGAGTCTTCATGTCATGAAAATCGATAAACCTAAAACGGTGACGCAGCAAAACCTCACGGATTTTACTTTCCTCTTCCTTGCAGGCTTTATCCATGAGCCCCGAACACGACTTGGTAATTAAGCCAATGCCCATACGAGCAATCAAAGCGGCAATCACAAACGCCACCAACGGGTCAACAATGCTCCACCCCGTAAAATACACAATAACCAAGCCGACCCAAACGCCCGCTGAGGAAATTACGTCTGAGAGCAGATGCTTCGAGTCGCCCTCCAACGCCGCAGAACCCGTCGCCTTGGCAGCCCGACCCAAAACCAAAGAC is from Candidatus Bathyarchaeota archaeon and encodes:
- a CDS encoding phospholipid carrier-dependent glycosyltransferase is translated as MSVATWNLGVNQAPITTAQFSSDDSFYVDLGEEVPVDSVLFLLKDNSYNLSLYKGSPENWQAVTSNWEKSEYYKWDQIGFSQTTQYIKVEFGASSNAVISEMTASTSDNEQIPITTIVNLSSENVKVQNLVDEQDKIQLPITYMSQTYFDEIYFARTAEQYLNLQSPYEWTHPPLGKLIQAAGIAAFGYNPFGWRITGVLFATLMIPVMYLLGKKLFGTWIGGFASAFLLTFDFMHFAMGRMGTVDTYLVFFALLSQLSFFTYFKNVAKNGWKTPVLPLFLALVFFALAFSTKWVVMYGTLGMLALLAAMRINDLRKLKKSLSYKFAGFFDHPFLLLIAFAAIAVGIYFLIYIPDMLTGRPFYEGSGRGVVDLQFAMYNYHSTLEASHSFGSPWWSWPFMVSTSGYVPLWLDITYLPNNVVSTISAFGNPAVWWVGFASMIVVAIEAVDIKALFKRLRHVLDKRVKESAEQLGETQPPSLDAKVPSQIPESAPAGCRWNVAAVFIATVFFFSWIPYVLISRVTFIYHYFVCVPLLCLASAYVINNHWSTRKGKIVTLIFFAAVVAMFILFYPVISGVPTDSSYIQYLKWFPSWYFAP
- a CDS encoding zinc ribbon domain-containing protein; this translates as MSYCPKCGSKVDEEMAFCPRCGAPLKAQATPPHSHVQYEKAEKQEKAEKQEKNEHEKGEVHEKGEWSFVGWLIGGLILILIGVSAYARAVGFLSGPLQGALVLVLIGVVLIVVALWFTAKARRYNP
- a CDS encoding glycosyltransferase family 39 protein, with the translated sequence MPFGKREFAFLGVLLLAAFIVRFLFFWHQGYAQIDTHDFMVWFQTAAEHGPRIFYSQTWCDYPPLNIYLFWIFGSLAEGLGVFGTEAFTYVMKLPSNLFDLATAFVIFAFIRKRLNFKSAFFAAALYAFNPAVIFNTAVWGQFDAIYTFFLIFSLYLVLESKPKLAIAVFMLGVLTKPQSIALAPLFFFVLWRDADLKQFVSTVLAAVVTVFAVILPFEWSNPVTFLTNIYFGAYSTYAYTTINAFNLWGFGGMWVPDTQATFLLGWAMFGAVAVFSLYFVQKRLHVSREMAVWFAAFVLFFAFFMLPTRIHERYLFPALAVLALMFPLLKKTRPLYVALTATVFVNQAYVLSFLVTNDFIGAGDPVVLIVSLINSASFLYVLALMWSELKGKHWLTPTKTRLQEPKEPAGGEKDEVKQT
- a CDS encoding mannosyltransferase family protein — translated: MGVLALLSKVPYSLKAALVIALAAKALVFCVGYAASVSNGDGSLAVLLSMFNRWDAPHYVDIARDWYVNAGDAANFIVFFPLYPVCVRLVTFDFAYASLSALLVANLSSLVAFVYLYKLAVHEFSEGVAVKAVLFLSLFPTAYFLSAPYTEGLFFALTIASIYYARLGKWQLAGMLGLLSALTRIAGLLLLPTLLVEYLHQKRWKPKNFDCKALWAALPLTGFLMYLGINYQATANPFMFLEIQRDHWNNVFAPLTGLTQAYSWAVSGAYPANVTIGVAPIVFGVFGLLMVGLGVWRRLRPVYLVYMFLSWGLAVSTSWWISVPRYIMALFPMFMLLGLVAKREITVAVIAGVFVVGLCYFTGLFAVGQWAF
- a CDS encoding glycosyltransferase family 2 protein; this encodes MTTTPKSSKPLQVSVVFPAYNEVDFIDAAVQQATQALNAFTSSYEIVIAEDGSSDGTAELSETLAQKHPYIKHVHREQRLGRGTALNNAFKQCSGEVFVYMDLDLATDMQYLKPLVEAVTLEGYDFATGSRMLPESKVERSFSRGISSKTYNWLVRNMLGSKLKDHQCGFKAFKREPTLTLIEEVQANHWFWDTEILVRAARNGYKIKEIPVQWRSGRQTKVNLFKDSYNMGKQVLNLWWQFKNP
- a CDS encoding cation diffusion facilitator family transporter produces the protein MQKKQLALLAIVGGVVIFLIKLVAFFVSDSVALLSDALESTVNIAASGLLFFSVWLSEKPPDDSHNYGHQKIEDITCMVEGFLILAAALLIVYAGVGRLFVAVVPVQLDLAIGVSVVATGLNGGLSLVLGRAAKATGSAALEGDSKHLLSDVISSAGVWVGLVIVYFTGWSIVDPLVAFVIAALIARMGIGLITKSCSGLMDKACKEEESKIREVLLRHRFRFIDFHDMKTRRHGNRVLCELHLSVDGSLSVNEAHDLTEHLEDELKQELPNASLTIHIEPPQNATTTSNSKHKP